The genomic window ATAGATCTGTTACACACTCAAAACTCACATGTACACTCCTGACATTTGAGAAAACCATAAGCCATGGACACTCCCTATGTACCCATGGGAAGAGGATATATTATGTGCAAATATGCTGGACTTGCATTCATTTTATACTCAAGATTGTATACTCATTGAAGCACTGCATtgcccatatatatatatatatatatatatatatatatatatatatatatatatatatatagaaagcATTCATCTACTCATTAATCTTTATTATCCAAGTCTTATCCACATGGATGTCATTAAGTCCCATACTTATTGATTAAGGATTCTCTTGTTCACAGAAACATGTACTGATTGCACAGAAAGTGTCTGAGACAGCAACAAAAGGATTACAATTCTGAGAGAAATGCTTATCATACCTTTAGTTTAACCTTCTGAAAGTCCAGCACACGGATTTGGGGAATTTTGTTGATGACATAGAGTCTGTAATGTTTCTTATTGGTCACTGGATTTCTTAGCAAGCTGGAAGTGCGATAAACAAGGGTGagaaatcaaattaaatcatgACGGGGAGGTGTTTTATACAAAGGTCTATTATACAAAGAGCTGTTCAGCTAGTACCTGAGGAGGGTCAAAGTCTTCACAGACGCAAGGGGATCCAAGTCACCCTAACAGCGTAAAGAAAGCATTTTGGTCTCTCAGAATTAGTCACTAACAGATCAACGTATAAAACAGCTGGGTTCCCTGACTTTAACACaatcacactgaaaaataaTTGCATCATGTTTATCAGAGCACACTCAAAGAAATAGAAATATGTAAAAGCCTACCAGTTCTTGGATGTTATTACTCGTCAGAACCAGTTCTTTCAAATTCGGCAATGACTGTTCAAGGCCTTCACCTATACGGCTAGAGaaagaattttgttttaaataaataacttgcTACTTTGACATTAATTCATTGCTCGTTACAGTAAAAGTCGTTACTTCGGGGTGACCAttcagtttgtttgcttgctcGCTTTATAATGCTACTTACCATATGCGGTTGTTATTCAGCAACAATGTTTTGAGCCTTTTAAGTAGGGGAAAGCCATCCAGTTTTCTGATTTCATTATCGGAAAAATCAATTGTATCAAACTGGTCGAGGGTGGCACCAAGATTTTCCAGTACGGGGATTTTGTAACCTTTGAAATAGAATCACAATACATAAACCAGTTAGCATAACAACACTGTTATTTACCGCAgcaaaataagataaaataaaataaaaaagagaatgaagttCCATTTGCCGGAAAGCCAGTTACTCCATATATGCATACTCTACTGCATGCTTAGGAACGAATTAATCTAGGCCTTAGCGTTATTGTTAGCCATAAAGAGAGATAGGTTGTACTTGCCCTACCTCGCAGATCCAGTTCTCTGTCACGCACAGGGTTTGTATATTGAGCAGCTTGCTCAATGAGCTCTGCCGACAGTTTAACCATGCTGACGGcgaaaaataaaggaaaatccGAGATGTTATGTTAGCTCGCACAGAGCGCTCGAACACTCTCTTAGGTACAAACACGTTACCGCCAGGaactcccacaatgcactgtCCAACCACCAACGCGCCCTGGATCTGAGAGGAGCGCCAACTATTGGCCCGCCATGGCCATTACTCCGGTCTCATAGTTTCACGGCCAGTGCCCCTATAGGTGGTTCTCTATAATGacgtttcattttgttttccgCCTGGCACCGGTTAAATAGACTCGTTGAAGCTCAAAATAATGATATAAGCACGAAACAAGAGCAAGaacgttattattattattattattattattatgagtaGTGGTCGTATTAtcattagtattagtattattttaacacaacaacaacaatactactactaatacatacatacatacatacaatcgGTTCACTGAAGTGAAGATGACCTATTCCTGCTCATTAACTGCATAAAGACATTCACAACACTCGAAGATTTGCTTGTAGGTCCAGGTTATTGtatttataaacaaaacattgacaTCATACAAATAGACCATAAATGTTAACATTTACAGGATATGAGTAATAATGATTATGAAAATCAGGAAGAGCTTACTGTGTCACTGAGTTGTATTTTGAGAATGCATTTTGGTACACGGCTGATCCAGACAGGAAACAGGGAACAGTACTTGACAGAATGGCACACATTTCATGGGATGATTATAGGCACACTCTGCACTACTCTTTCAGTCAATAAAACTTGCAAAGGTGAGTGGCAGAAAAGGAGACCAGGATCTTGAGATCATTTGAGACCTCCAGTCATAGACCTCTATGACCTGTGCCTAGACTTTGTATCAAGCTAAAAGAATAGCTGTTGGCTTGGCAACAGACAGCTCCACCAGCCCTTCCTCTGCCCTGCCCGTCAGTGTGGACCCCCCTCAGCACTGACAGCTGAAGGAGTCACAAATCCACTCCTACTCCTCACCAGTTCATTCAAAAACCTGGAACAGAGGCTAATATTTCAAAAGTGTATTTCATGGTACACTATGACACATGGCTAATAACATGACAATATGAAATACATTGCAGATAATATAAAAGCGCTGCTTTTTCCAGAAAGCCTTTCTAACTTGTGAGCTTTCATAGTGTTTTACAAATTCAGTGCATCAGTCGACATGTTCCTAAGTATTACTATGGAGCTGAGGTCACAAATTACATTTCCAGCTTATGTAATTTCTATGGATAAATAACAGGGCTTTGGCTTTGATGCAGAGCATAGACAAATAAGCAAGTATGCTGCTAAGGGTAATAATACCAACTGTTTGTCCTTGCTGGAAAGGCAACaatgctttttaaatataataGGACCTAAAGTTCAGGTAAGAGTCCTTTTTAATAGATCCCAAGAAAGGCAAAAAGAGTCTTTCATAAAAAAGAAGTCCAAAGATCCTTGAAAAGCTGTGTACATGTAAACAGTGCCATACATGTCATATCTTCACCCTAAGGGCTAACTGGAGGCTGCCTTACATTAAATAGTAAAGACAATAATTTTTGTAGTAGGTCAGCTGAATGTGATGGTCCTGTCTTGGTTATACCCTTCACTTGTCTGGTATGGTCAGAACGACCTGACCCAAAATTCTGTAGTTTCATAAGGTGTCATCTACAGTGAGGACTTTTCACTGTCCATCAGCTCAGGCAGGTGTGCCCTTGTTCACCTCTTCTGAAAAAAATCTACCACATATTATGCTAGCTGCCATCTCCTTCCAGCATGACAGTTCTCGGGCTTTGAAAAGTccagatggaaaaaaaggacTTAATTTTAAGTAgttgaaaataatttaaagtgAGAGGTTCTAAATCATGAGGATCATGTGATGCTGTAGTAATGGCCTTGTCATTTATGATTGAGCACACTTCACAAAAAGCGATCTGAAGTCTTCCTTCATCCAGTGTCTGATGATCAAGAAAGGCTCAGAGGATCCTTCTGATCTTTCTATACTTATTTTTCTTGTTCAAATACCATTATGGTGTAATTCTGAAAAAAGGTTAAACACATCGGAGCACTTAAAAAGATCTAGGTGAGCCTTTTTTAAGCAAATCTAGGGCCTGAATGTCTTCCTACAGCTCAAGCTCTGGCTAATAAATCCATCACCATGCTGATGAATGACGATTTCACTTGGAGTCAGTCTTTAGGCAACTTTGCCATTCATTGATTCTTATACCCTTTTCTCCCTCCAGTTACCTGTGCCCCCTTCGCCTCCAGTAACGGTGTCCCTAGctgttattctctctttttacgtctttcaaaaaagaaaatcaaccaTATCTGAAGACAGGACTGATTTGAAAGAGAGTTGATCATTTGCAAGGGAGAGGACATTATATTTTACTCTGGATTCTTACTTGCTTCTGTTCaaatattatgattttattttttgttttactttttttatgctTTGTTTGGATCATGTTTGgatcatgttttgtttattatttttttttaacacaggtTTTTATTAGAACAGTTAGAGAACCCTGGAAAACCTTGCTTTGCAGGTTGTGGTGCTTGTCTGTTAGtgacttactttttttttttttttttgcattttgcattttataacTCTCCCACCATGGAGGCTCTCCCCCAATGGAAGGTTTAACATAGTTTCATTTACTTTCCTATGATCGTGCACTGACGTCATTGCACCCTTCTTGTTTTTGGTGGTGCTACAGGTTCATTTGTACATGCTCCACGTTGCAAATAAAAGCTAAAGATTTCTGGTACATTTGGTTCACTCCTCCTTTGTCAGCTGGCAAAATTTCACCACTTTGGGCATCCCCTTTTTTGTCTGACAGTGGGAGGGCTTGCATTTGTGTGGTTATGTACTGCCACGCAATTTCCTGCAGGTGACAGAGAGAACTTTTCAGATGGCTCATCTGGTACTTTGTTGTCCAAGGTTTCTGCTTCAGTAGTTTCTATTACTGTGTCCAAGATCTTCTTGAACTTTTCTGTTTATAGGCTGAGTCATGTAAAAGCTCATCTGTAAAACAGCTTGGTGCTTGGCTTCCAAGTTTTAGCTGATTTGATCAGTCTTCCAACTGCTCTtaacaaactcaaacaaacaatacatacCATGTTATATACACATATAGTGATACTATGCATGAATGTCTTTtcgtctctgtc from Chanos chanos chromosome 2, fChaCha1.1, whole genome shotgun sequence includes these protein-coding regions:
- the snrpa1 gene encoding U2 small nuclear ribonucleoprotein A' isoform X1, whose protein sequence is MVKLSAELIEQAAQYTNPVRDRELDLRGYKIPVLENLGATLDQFDTIDFSDNEIRKLDGFPLLKRLKTLLLNNNRICRIGEGLEQSLPNLKELVLTSNNIQELGDLDPLASVKTLTLLSLLRNPVTNKKHYRLYVINKIPQIRVLDFQKVKLKERQEAEKMFKGKRGAQLAKDIAKRTKTFTPGAGLQADKKKTGPSPADVEAIKNAIASATSLAEVERLKGLLQSGQIPGRELRQGAHGMVEEEEEEEENEGMQSESEIHMETGIGRHEMGDQIREEGENGEQEEGDEDDVEEEDMHINGS
- the snrpa1 gene encoding U2 small nuclear ribonucleoprotein A' isoform X2; the protein is MVKLSAELIEQAAQYTNPVRDRELDLRGYKIPVLENLGATLDQFDTIDFSDNEIRKLDGFPLLKRLKTLLLNNNRICRIGEGLEQSLPNLKELVLTSNNIQELGDLDPLASVKTLTLLSLLRNPVTNKKHYRLYVINKIPQIRVLDFQKVKLKERQEAEKMFKGKRGAQLAKDIAKRTKTFTPGAGLQADKKKTGPSPADVEAIKNAIASATSLAEVERLKGLLQSGQIPGRELRQGAHGMVEEEEEEEENEGMQSESEIHMETDEDDVEEEDMHINGS